Proteins found in one Propionispora hippei DSM 15287 genomic segment:
- a CDS encoding coenzyme F420-0:L-glutamate ligase, whose amino-acid sequence MAELELIPVRTRLLTHKDNIVDAIEEYAKQNIGPHDIVSVAESVVAITQGRLVRPEEMKVCFLAKILNRFVPQKGSLSSVYGMQAAMDAEGKWRVLFAMIMGVLAKLVGKNGVFYEMAGEQAALIDDVTGTMPPFDKHLVYGPKNPQNVAEEIKTRLGCYGAAVADVNDLKRAAVLGVSSGLDPKKLARILIDNPFGNASQRTPIVIVKNYALLEAAGSGEA is encoded by the coding sequence ATGGCTGAACTTGAATTGATACCGGTTCGTACCCGGTTGTTGACACATAAGGATAATATTGTAGATGCCATTGAGGAATATGCAAAACAGAACATCGGACCCCATGATATCGTTTCAGTAGCGGAAAGCGTAGTTGCTATTACGCAGGGACGGCTGGTGCGTCCGGAGGAAATGAAAGTTTGCTTTTTGGCGAAAATATTAAACCGGTTTGTACCGCAAAAGGGCAGTTTGTCCAGCGTCTACGGCATGCAGGCGGCGATGGACGCCGAAGGAAAATGGCGCGTGTTATTCGCTATGATCATGGGCGTGCTGGCTAAACTGGTCGGTAAAAACGGTGTTTTTTATGAAATGGCCGGCGAACAGGCGGCGCTGATTGATGATGTGACAGGGACTATGCCGCCGTTTGACAAGCATTTGGTCTATGGACCGAAGAATCCGCAGAACGTGGCGGAGGAAATCAAAACGCGCCTGGGTTGTTACGGCGCGGCAGTAGCCGATGTAAACGATTTGAAACGGGCTGCTGTATTAGGTGTGTCCAGCGGATTGGACCCTAAGAAATTGGCCAGAATTTTAATTGATAATCCTTTTGGCAACGCGTCACAGCGTACACCGATTGTTATTGTTAAAAACTATGCGTTGCTGGAAGCTGCCGGCAGTGGTGAAGCGTAA
- a CDS encoding 2-hydroxyacyl-CoA dehydratase family protein: protein MANIAITTTVPVEIILAAGYIPVDLNNIFITNQRAVRLVEAAEEAGYPRNLCGWIKGLYSVVLEGDFEQVIAVTQGDCSNTHALMETYELAGIETIPFAYPFDRDYDLLKLQMDKLITRLGTDWAAVDRVKKRLDVIRKKVAKLDELTWQDNVVSGFYNHLYQVSCSDFNGNPDEFEADVDCFLKEARQAAERTEDVRLAYIGVPPIFTDLYGYIEQQGARVVFNEVQRQFSMPFEAQDIVEQYRLYTYPYGVFGRIRDIRAELERRNIDGILHYVQSFCYRQIEDMIFREKLDIPVLTIEGDKPGKLDARTKLRIDSFLEMLR, encoded by the coding sequence ATGGCAAATATTGCGATTACGACTACCGTTCCCGTTGAAATCATTTTGGCGGCCGGATATATTCCGGTGGATTTGAATAATATCTTTATTACCAATCAGCGAGCCGTTCGGCTGGTGGAGGCGGCGGAAGAGGCCGGTTATCCCCGCAATTTGTGCGGCTGGATCAAGGGTTTATATTCGGTCGTGCTGGAGGGGGATTTTGAACAGGTTATTGCCGTTACCCAGGGTGACTGCAGCAATACTCATGCCTTAATGGAGACCTATGAACTGGCCGGAATAGAGACCATTCCCTTTGCCTATCCCTTTGACCGGGACTATGATTTGCTAAAACTGCAGATGGATAAATTGATAACCCGTCTGGGCACCGACTGGGCTGCGGTCGATCGGGTGAAAAAACGGCTTGATGTTATACGGAAAAAGGTGGCGAAGCTGGATGAGCTAACCTGGCAGGATAATGTAGTGAGCGGCTTTTATAATCATTTATATCAGGTTTCCTGCAGTGATTTCAACGGCAACCCCGATGAATTTGAAGCCGATGTGGACTGTTTTCTTAAGGAGGCAAGGCAGGCGGCGGAAAGAACGGAGGATGTCCGGCTGGCCTATATCGGTGTGCCGCCGATTTTTACCGATCTATACGGGTATATTGAGCAGCAAGGGGCGAGAGTGGTTTTTAACGAAGTGCAGCGCCAGTTTTCCATGCCTTTTGAAGCACAGGACATTGTGGAACAATACCGGCTTTACACCTATCCATACGGCGTATTCGGCCGGATTCGTGATATCCGGGCGGAACTGGAGCGCCGCAATATTGACGGCATTTTGCATTATGTGCAGAGTTTTTGCTACCGTCAGATTGAAGATATGATTTTCCGTGAAAAGCTCGATATACCGGTGTTGACGATCGAAGGTGATAAACCGGGTAAACTGGATGCCCGGACCAAACTGCGCATCGACAGCTTTCTGGAAATGTTGAGGTGA
- a CDS encoding acyl-CoA dehydratase activase encodes MLCGIDLGSRSVKLVLADEAGLQDKHVFETVQFYREYGTRKEAGLVIDFAALGFERVEAVVATGYGRNTIQIAGATVIPELKAHALGAVYQTGLTDFTLLDLGGQDSKVIKVKKGKMIDFETNDKCAASTGRYLENMAAVLGIDVAELSRYEADPVELNTTCAIFGESELIGRIVEGHSTAQLAAGVNYSIVRRIKPMLRALVGGTLVFTGGVAQGSGIRKMLERELGVPVVVPAFPQLNGAIGCVCHAQEKRR; translated from the coding sequence ATGCTGTGCGGGATTGATTTAGGCAGCCGCAGCGTCAAGCTCGTCCTGGCTGACGAAGCCGGCCTTCAGGATAAGCACGTGTTTGAAACCGTTCAATTTTATCGTGAATACGGTACCCGTAAGGAAGCGGGGCTGGTGATTGATTTTGCCGCTTTAGGGTTTGAACGGGTGGAGGCTGTGGTAGCCACCGGCTATGGGCGCAATACCATACAAATTGCCGGGGCCACCGTGATACCTGAACTGAAGGCCCATGCCCTGGGGGCGGTATACCAGACGGGTCTGACTGATTTTACCCTGCTTGATCTGGGCGGTCAGGACAGCAAGGTGATTAAGGTGAAAAAAGGTAAAATGATTGACTTTGAAACAAATGACAAATGCGCGGCCAGTACCGGCCGTTACTTGGAAAACATGGCTGCCGTGCTGGGCATAGATGTTGCCGAACTAAGCCGGTATGAGGCTGACCCGGTAGAGCTGAACACAACCTGCGCGATTTTTGGCGAGTCCGAATTGATTGGCCGTATTGTGGAAGGTCATAGCACGGCGCAACTGGCAGCAGGCGTCAATTATTCCATTGTCAGACGGATAAAACCGATGTTAAGGGCCTTGGTTGGCGGCACGCTCGTATTTACCGGCGGTGTGGCTCAGGGCAGCGGCATTCGGAAGATGCTCGAGCGGGAACTGGGCGTGCCTGTGGTTGTTCCGGCGTTCCCCCAGCTTAACGGGGCTATCGGCTGCGTCTGCCATGCTCAGGAAAAGAGGCGGTAA
- a CDS encoding hydantoinase/oxoprolinase family protein, translating to MLVGIDVGGTFTDAVIVKDRQVLVQTKVPTTHGNLLSGILAVLDQVLEGVDRRAIERISLSTTIVTNALIENKTDRVGLVLIPGPGLDIAGYVPQEPVILTGYTDHRGRKRLALAESELVKAAQKLASYKVLAVSGKFAVRNPEQEMLAAGTLRKANHPRHISLGAGMAGTLNFLRRTNSAYYNAAVWRVFQAFAQAVETALLQREITAPVYILKADGGTLPLAAAKELPVESIFTGPAASVLGIMALAAPEVPAVSLDIGGTTTDIALWQEGRPLFASRGAAVAGYPTAVRGFRLSSVGIGGDSLVRRENGELKIGPMRQGAPMALGGPAPTVSDALVVAQKVQLGDAGQAQAAMQQVAAAGQTPAAAAEEVLAATAGCICQAIERMLAEQAAEPVYRVADIVHGELFTPRLLIGVGGAAGGLVPLVADSLGLECRIPDGAQVANAIGAAVARPTLDITFRADTEQGYYTVAEMGERGSLTVKPFGMSEARRLAEKSLAERAAQAGVDLADSEAVYAEEFNMVRGFHTAGKLITLRMQIKPGVLSTIDGISDRR from the coding sequence ATGCTGGTGGGAATTGATGTAGGCGGTACGTTTACCGATGCGGTTATTGTGAAGGACAGACAAGTGCTTGTGCAGACCAAAGTACCGACAACTCATGGGAATTTACTGTCCGGCATTCTTGCGGTGCTGGATCAGGTGCTGGAGGGTGTGGATCGCCGGGCGATCGAGCGGATTTCCCTTTCGACCACCATTGTGACCAATGCTTTGATCGAAAATAAAACTGATCGGGTGGGGCTTGTCCTAATTCCCGGTCCGGGGTTGGATATTGCCGGGTATGTGCCGCAAGAGCCGGTTATCTTAACCGGTTATACCGACCACCGCGGCCGGAAACGGTTAGCTCTGGCCGAAAGCGAGCTGGTTAAGGCAGCGCAAAAGCTGGCGTCCTATAAGGTATTGGCCGTGTCCGGCAAATTCGCCGTGCGTAATCCCGAGCAGGAAATGCTGGCAGCCGGTACGCTTAGGAAAGCCAATCATCCCCGCCATATAAGTCTGGGAGCCGGAATGGCCGGAACGCTGAATTTTTTGCGGCGGACCAATTCCGCTTATTATAATGCGGCGGTGTGGCGGGTATTTCAAGCGTTTGCCCAGGCGGTGGAAACCGCCTTGCTGCAGCGGGAGATTACGGCGCCTGTTTATATCCTGAAAGCCGACGGGGGAACATTGCCTTTGGCGGCGGCAAAAGAATTGCCGGTTGAGTCTATCTTTACCGGCCCGGCGGCCAGTGTGCTGGGGATCATGGCTTTGGCGGCGCCGGAAGTACCGGCGGTATCGCTGGATATTGGCGGTACGACGACCGATATTGCCTTATGGCAGGAAGGAAGGCCCTTATTTGCCTCCCGGGGAGCGGCTGTTGCCGGCTATCCCACGGCCGTGCGCGGTTTTCGGCTGAGTTCGGTGGGAATTGGCGGTGACAGTCTGGTTCGCCGGGAAAATGGCGAATTGAAAATTGGACCAATGCGTCAAGGGGCGCCCATGGCTTTGGGCGGACCGGCGCCTACCGTCAGTGATGCTCTGGTTGTGGCTCAAAAAGTGCAGCTAGGGGATGCCGGTCAGGCCCAAGCCGCTATGCAACAGGTAGCAGCTGCCGGTCAGACGCCCGCTGCAGCGGCGGAAGAAGTGCTGGCAGCGACGGCTGGGTGTATCTGCCAGGCTATTGAGCGGATGCTTGCCGAGCAGGCTGCCGAACCGGTATATCGGGTAGCAGATATTGTACATGGCGAATTGTTCACGCCCCGCTTATTGATCGGTGTCGGTGGCGCCGCCGGCGGTCTGGTACCGCTGGTTGCCGATTCGCTGGGACTGGAATGTCGCATACCCGACGGGGCGCAGGTGGCCAATGCCATTGGTGCTGCTGTAGCCCGACCGACGCTGGATATTACTTTCCGGGCCGATACGGAGCAAGGCTATTATACGGTGGCGGAAATGGGCGAGCGTGGCTCACTGACTGTCAAACCGTTCGGTATGAGCGAGGCCCGGCGACTGGCTGAAAAAAGTCTGGCCGAACGGGCCGCGCAGGCAGGAGTTGACCTGGCTGACAGTGAAGCTGTCTATGCGGAAGAATTCAACATGGTCAGAGGCTTCCATACGGCAGGCAAACTGATTACGTTGCGTATGCAAATTAAACCGGGAGTTTTAAGTACGATTGACGGCATAAGCGACCGGAGGTAA
- a CDS encoding histone deacetylase family protein, with translation MGKNKLGLVFFPAFDWAISPSHPEREERLLYTRDQILEEGLLDLPGIVEYKPRMADLKDIEMVHIGVPDLKSLLTDAHLVAAGGVMTAADAVMRQEVKRSFALVRPPGHHAMRVVHGIRGFCTINTEAVMVEYVRRRYGIRRVAIVDTDVHHGDGTQDIFYHDPDTLFISFHQDGRTLYPGTGFVEEAGSPAAFGTTINLPLPPGATDEDIHYVLDQVVLPILNDFKPDMIINSAGQDNHYSDPLANMAVTAQGYARLADKLKADMAVLEGGYSIEDALPYVNAGIILAMAELNYHKVVEPDPLTNKRQTSDSQRQAYVRKLTEHWLKVWPRREELSRQLCKEAGEFWHRSRSIYYDESGISERQTEKVRLCPDCSGYFTLGTAVEGWQERDRSAFAAAITKDACPACRRAAKDAVLAAKKRGEYRYYLLQDKQHWEVEKL, from the coding sequence ATGGGTAAAAATAAGCTTGGGTTAGTTTTTTTTCCGGCCTTTGACTGGGCGATCAGTCCAAGCCATCCGGAACGGGAAGAACGGCTCTTATATACGCGGGACCAGATACTGGAGGAGGGACTTTTAGACTTGCCCGGTATTGTGGAATATAAGCCGCGCATGGCAGACTTGAAAGATATCGAAATGGTTCATATCGGAGTACCCGACCTTAAGTCGCTGCTGACTGATGCTCATTTAGTCGCTGCCGGCGGCGTGATGACGGCAGCCGATGCGGTCATGCGGCAGGAGGTGAAACGGTCCTTTGCGCTGGTCCGGCCGCCGGGACATCATGCCATGCGGGTGGTACATGGTATCCGGGGTTTTTGCACCATTAATACGGAAGCTGTCATGGTAGAATATGTGCGCCGGCGGTATGGCATACGACGGGTTGCTATTGTGGATACCGATGTTCATCATGGTGACGGAACGCAGGATATTTTCTACCATGACCCGGATACGCTATTCATCTCATTTCATCAGGACGGACGCACTTTATATCCGGGGACCGGCTTTGTCGAGGAAGCCGGCAGTCCGGCGGCGTTTGGCACAACAATCAACCTGCCGCTGCCGCCGGGAGCCACCGACGAGGATATCCACTATGTGCTGGATCAGGTGGTGCTGCCAATCTTGAATGATTTTAAGCCGGACATGATTATTAACTCGGCCGGGCAAGATAATCATTACAGTGACCCACTGGCCAACATGGCTGTTACGGCGCAGGGCTATGCCCGTCTGGCCGACAAGCTTAAGGCTGATATGGCCGTATTGGAAGGCGGCTATTCCATTGAGGATGCGCTGCCGTACGTCAATGCAGGAATCATTCTGGCTATGGCGGAATTGAATTATCATAAGGTAGTTGAACCGGATCCCTTGACTAATAAGCGGCAGACCAGCGATTCGCAACGACAGGCGTACGTTCGAAAATTGACGGAACACTGGCTGAAGGTTTGGCCGCGCCGGGAGGAGCTTTCCCGGCAATTATGTAAGGAGGCTGGGGAGTTTTGGCACCGCAGCCGCAGCATCTATTATGACGAAAGCGGCATTAGCGAGAGGCAGACGGAAAAAGTACGGCTTTGCCCCGACTGTTCAGGCTATTTTACTTTGGGGACAGCGGTAGAAGGCTGGCAGGAACGGGACCGGTCGGCTTTTGCCGCCGCAATAACGAAGGATGCCTGCCCGGCTTGCCGCCGTGCCGCCAAGGATGCGGTGCTGGCGGCGAAAAAGCGGGGAGAATACCGGTACTATTTGCTACAGGATAAGCAGCACTGGGAAGTAGAAAAATTATGA
- the rph gene encoding ribonuclease PH: MKRIDGRSMDEMRVVKITRNYLKYAEGSVLIEIGNTKVICAATVEEKVPPFMKGTGEGWITAEYSLLPRSTQTRNIREAAKGKITGRTHEIQRLIGRAMRSVVDLKALGERTIWLDCDVLQADGGTRTAAITGAFIAMVDAVNTIYKQDKAFPVRDFLAAISVGVIGSETALDLCYEEDSHAAVDMNLVMTGSGTFVEVQGTGEKSDFSRQQLNEMLNYGEKGIHALIDYQKDILGPLAWKVGREP; encoded by the coding sequence TTGAAACGGATTGACGGACGAAGTATGGATGAAATGCGTGTGGTGAAAATTACGCGCAATTATTTAAAATATGCGGAAGGTTCGGTGCTGATTGAAATCGGCAATACGAAGGTAATCTGTGCGGCGACAGTGGAGGAAAAAGTGCCTCCATTTATGAAGGGAACCGGTGAGGGCTGGATTACGGCGGAGTATTCCCTGCTGCCCCGTTCCACGCAGACCCGTAATATCCGTGAGGCGGCCAAAGGAAAGATTACCGGCCGTACCCATGAAATTCAACGGTTAATCGGCCGGGCCATGCGCAGCGTGGTAGACTTAAAGGCATTGGGAGAACGAACGATTTGGCTGGACTGCGATGTTCTGCAGGCTGACGGCGGCACCCGGACAGCGGCCATTACCGGTGCGTTTATCGCCATGGTTGATGCGGTAAATACCATCTATAAGCAAGACAAGGCTTTTCCGGTCAGGGACTTCCTGGCGGCAATCAGCGTAGGCGTCATTGGCAGCGAAACAGCCCTGGATCTTTGCTATGAAGAGGATTCTCATGCCGCCGTGGATATGAATCTGGTAATGACCGGCAGCGGTACCTTTGTCGAGGTGCAGGGAACGGGAGAAAAAAGCGATTTCAGCCGCCAGCAGTTGAATGAAATGCTGAATTACGGTGAAAAAGGCATCCATGCATTGATTGATTACCAAAAGGACATTCTGGGGCCGCTGGCCTGGAAGGTAGGGCGTGAACCGTGA
- a CDS encoding XTP/dITP diphosphatase — protein MKEIVIASYNKGKVAEFKKALAHLPVTVLSLADFDRIPEAVEKGSTFAENAVLKARHYQEYTKKACLADDSGLAVVALNGAPGVLSARYAGEQASDTQNNEKLLAAMQRITDRQARFCCVLAFLDTDGTLLTTEGYCEGVLLQAPRGTGGFGYDPLFFIPALNKSMAEISLEEKNKISHRGMAVRHMVDKMAGYMS, from the coding sequence GTGAAAGAGATAGTGATTGCCAGCTATAATAAAGGGAAGGTCGCCGAGTTTAAGAAAGCCTTGGCTCATTTGCCGGTTACCGTACTTTCCCTGGCCGACTTTGACCGTATTCCGGAGGCAGTGGAAAAAGGCAGCACGTTTGCCGAGAATGCGGTGCTAAAAGCGCGGCATTATCAGGAATATACGAAAAAGGCCTGCCTGGCCGACGATTCGGGGCTGGCAGTGGTTGCTTTAAACGGAGCACCGGGGGTGCTTTCCGCCCGGTATGCCGGAGAACAGGCTTCAGATACCCAAAATAACGAAAAGCTGCTGGCCGCTATGCAGCGGATAACTGACCGTCAGGCGCGGTTTTGCTGTGTACTGGCTTTTTTGGATACCGATGGCACGCTTTTGACGACCGAAGGCTATTGTGAGGGAGTACTTCTTCAGGCGCCGCGGGGAACGGGCGGCTTTGGCTATGATCCCTTGTTTTTTATCCCGGCTTTAAACAAAAGCATGGCTGAAATTTCCTTGGAAGAAAAAAATAAAATCAGTCACCGCGGCATGGCTGTACGGCATATGGTGGATAAGATGGCGGGATATATGTCATGA
- a CDS encoding metallophosphoesterase, with product MKKIGVISDTHGRGIMVNQAVKALPDMDLWLHAGDNSQDIRFFEGLTTVPVVAAAGNCDGYHATAKLDEFLTVEGKSIWLTHGHRYEVKYGTRELIEKANDLAVDIVIYGHSHIPDITWEGDLLVLNPGSAGFPRGNVPTCALLVIDQGKVAAQIIDIR from the coding sequence ATGAAAAAGATCGGCGTCATCAGCGATACCCATGGCCGGGGCATTATGGTTAACCAAGCGGTAAAAGCGTTGCCGGATATGGATTTATGGCTTCATGCCGGCGATAACAGTCAGGACATCCGCTTTTTTGAAGGCTTAACAACGGTGCCGGTGGTGGCGGCGGCGGGAAATTGCGACGGTTATCATGCTACCGCCAAGTTAGATGAATTTTTAACCGTGGAAGGAAAAAGCATTTGGCTGACTCACGGTCATCGTTATGAAGTAAAATACGGCACCCGGGAGCTGATTGAAAAGGCCAATGATCTTGCGGTCGATATTGTTATTTACGGGCACAGCCATATCCCCGATATTACCTGGGAAGGCGACTTGCTGGTTTTAAACCCGGGAAGCGCCGGCTTTCCGCGGGGCAACGTACCGACTTGCGCCCTGCTAGTGATTGATCAGGGTAAGGTTGCGGCTCAGATCATTGATATCAGATAA
- a CDS encoding diaminopimelate decarboxylase family protein, which produces MAEKKLPFSKDEIHRIIEEYKTPFHIYDEQAIRDNVRALLNAFAWAPEFKEYFAVKATPNPSIMEVLREEGVGADCSSLAELLLAERAGLQGEEIILTSNDTPAIEFKKAREMGAVINLDDISHIDYLERHAGIPEVLCFRYNPGPLREGGNAIIGNPEESKYGLTRKQLLSALAIVKEKGVKRFGLHTMVASNELDHNFFIETAHMMFDLVLEVNRSLGIRIEFVNFGGGIGIPYRPEQEAVDLERLGQGIKQAYEEKIVANGLHPLKLAMECGRMVTGPYGYLVSTVLHKKEIYKNYVGLDACMANLMRPGLYGAYHHISVVGKEDWPKGYIYDVTGSLCENNDKFAINRKLPMIDIGDVVVIHDAGAHGHAMGFNYNGKLRSAELLLRPDRSVKLIRRAETIEDYFATLEF; this is translated from the coding sequence ATGGCGGAAAAGAAACTACCATTTTCTAAAGATGAAATTCACAGGATTATTGAGGAATATAAAACGCCTTTTCATATTTATGATGAACAGGCTATCCGGGACAATGTGCGCGCTTTATTGAATGCCTTTGCCTGGGCGCCTGAATTTAAGGAGTATTTTGCCGTAAAAGCGACTCCCAATCCTTCCATTATGGAAGTTTTGCGGGAAGAAGGTGTTGGGGCCGACTGCAGTTCGCTGGCGGAACTTTTGCTGGCAGAAAGAGCCGGGCTGCAGGGCGAGGAGATTATCCTGACCTCCAATGATACGCCGGCCATTGAATTTAAGAAAGCCCGTGAAATGGGTGCCGTGATCAATCTGGACGATATCAGTCATATCGATTATCTGGAAAGACATGCCGGCATCCCGGAGGTGCTTTGCTTCCGCTATAATCCGGGCCCGCTCCGGGAAGGCGGCAATGCTATCATCGGCAATCCGGAGGAATCCAAATACGGACTGACCAGAAAGCAACTACTGTCGGCCCTGGCCATTGTGAAGGAAAAAGGGGTAAAACGCTTTGGCCTTCATACCATGGTTGCTTCCAATGAACTTGATCATAATTTCTTTATTGAAACCGCTCATATGATGTTCGATTTAGTATTGGAAGTTAACCGGTCATTGGGTATCCGCATAGAGTTTGTCAATTTCGGCGGCGGTATCGGTATTCCGTACCGGCCGGAGCAGGAAGCAGTCGATCTTGAACGTCTGGGCCAGGGTATCAAGCAGGCGTATGAGGAAAAGATCGTGGCTAACGGACTGCATCCTTTAAAACTGGCGATGGAATGCGGCCGTATGGTTACCGGTCCTTATGGTTATCTGGTATCCACCGTTTTGCATAAAAAGGAAATCTACAAAAATTATGTCGGACTTGATGCCTGCATGGCCAACCTGATGCGTCCCGGACTTTATGGGGCCTATCATCATATTTCGGTAGTCGGTAAGGAAGACTGGCCGAAAGGGTATATCTACGATGTAACCGGCTCACTTTGCGAAAATAATGATAAGTTTGCCATTAACCGCAAGCTGCCGATGATTGATATCGGCGATGTCGTGGTGATTCACGATGCCGGTGCCCATGGGCACGCTATGGGTTTCAATTATAATGGAAAGCTTCGCTCCGCTGAGTTACTGCTGCGGCCGGACCGCAGCGTGAAGTTGATCCGCCGCGCCGAAACAATTGAAGATTATTTTGCAACGCTGGAGTTTTAA
- a CDS encoding fumarate hydratase, which yields MRTLEVDQITQAIAKMCMEACYYLPEDVYSALVKGQQTEESPLGKDIIGQIIKNADIAKNEDRPICQDTGMTVIFMEIGQDVHFTGGCLEDAVNAGVAKGYTEGYLRKSVVAEPLFNRKNTTNNTPAVLHTSIVPGDKVKIKLAPKGFGSENKSALKMLVPADGVEGVKKVVLDTIIHAGENPCPPIVVGVGIGGTMEKAALLSKKALVRSISKRNEHPEYAKLEEELLESINKIGIGPQLGGTTTALAVNIEWYPTHIAGLPVSVNISCHATRHAEIEL from the coding sequence ATGCGCACGCTCGAGGTTGACCAAATTACGCAGGCAATAGCCAAGATGTGTATGGAGGCTTGCTATTATCTGCCGGAAGATGTTTACAGCGCACTGGTAAAGGGACAGCAAACCGAAGAATCTCCGCTGGGAAAAGACATTATCGGTCAAATTATTAAGAATGCCGACATTGCCAAAAATGAGGACAGGCCGATCTGCCAAGATACTGGCATGACGGTCATTTTTATGGAAATTGGACAGGATGTCCACTTTACCGGCGGCTGTTTGGAGGACGCGGTGAATGCTGGTGTAGCCAAAGGGTACACCGAGGGGTATCTTCGTAAATCCGTTGTGGCGGAACCGCTCTTTAATCGCAAAAATACTACGAATAATACACCTGCAGTACTTCACACGTCCATTGTTCCCGGTGACAAGGTAAAAATTAAACTGGCGCCGAAAGGCTTTGGCAGTGAAAACAAAAGTGCTTTAAAAATGCTTGTACCGGCCGATGGTGTGGAAGGCGTGAAAAAGGTGGTTTTAGACACCATTATCCACGCCGGAGAAAATCCGTGTCCACCGATTGTCGTCGGTGTAGGAATCGGCGGAACGATGGAAAAGGCGGCATTGCTGTCGAAAAAGGCTTTGGTCCGTTCCATCAGCAAACGCAACGAGCATCCGGAATACGCTAAACTGGAAGAAGAGCTGCTTGAATCAATTAATAAAATCGGTATTGGACCGCAGCTTGGCGGAACGACCACCGCGCTGGCTGTTAATATTGAGTGGTATCCGACTCATATTGCCGGTCTGCCCGTTTCTGTAAATATTAGCTGTCATGCTACACGGCATGCTGAGATTGAACTGTAG
- a CDS encoding Fe-S-containing hydro-lyase: MKEKIRITTPLTEEQSRKLKAGDSVLITGTIFSARDAAHKTMTEALARGEKLPVDWNNQIVYYLGPTPAKPGDPIGSAGPTTSGRMDAYTPTMLAQGIKGMIGKGSRSAAVVDAMKKHGVTYFAAVGGAAALIAKSIKKYEVLAYPDLGPEAVAALTVEDFPAIVVIDSEGNSYYEEGQKPYRRL; encoded by the coding sequence ATGAAAGAAAAAATTCGTATTACTACCCCGTTGACGGAAGAGCAGTCCCGCAAACTGAAAGCAGGCGACAGTGTACTGATTACGGGAACGATCTTCAGTGCCCGCGATGCAGCGCATAAAACGATGACGGAAGCCCTGGCCCGCGGTGAAAAATTGCCGGTGGACTGGAATAATCAAATTGTATATTATCTGGGACCTACTCCGGCTAAACCGGGTGATCCGATCGGTTCGGCAGGACCGACTACCTCGGGCCGTATGGATGCGTATACGCCGACCATGCTGGCGCAAGGGATTAAAGGCATGATTGGCAAGGGTTCGCGTTCGGCGGCTGTGGTGGATGCCATGAAAAAACATGGTGTTACTTATTTTGCGGCTGTTGGCGGCGCGGCAGCGTTAATTGCTAAATCCATTAAAAAATATGAAGTGCTGGCATACCCTGATCTGGGCCCTGAGGCAGTGGCTGCTTTGACGGTTGAAGATTTTCCGGCTATTGTGGTAATTGACTCGGAAGGCAACAGTTACTATGAAGAAGGTCAGAAACCCTATCGCAGACTGTAG